Proteins encoded within one genomic window of Bombus vancouverensis nearcticus chromosome 4, iyBomVanc1_principal, whole genome shotgun sequence:
- the LOC117156902 gene encoding E3 ubiquitin ligase Rnf121 isoform X2 yields the protein MHSHVIPNKSEDEMTVEEKWMVQHVKMHEQHKGHDEMHLEMVLILFLTLLVAQIILVEWRKLHYKSYQFVTLIAMWIIPFGLSLKSHWWRFIFIWLVTSCITGLIVRKAVQKPIAGTTPRLVYKWFLFIYKLSYTLGIISYVLMLATFFGLHLVFEVKPQIWLDCGLLLLFYGLYFGVLGRDVAEICADKMASHIGYYVPGHMPTRTLEPGVCAVCGNRLLVSENEPGVIENTYKLSCEHVFHEFCIRGWCIVGKKQTCPYCKEKVDLKKMFYNPWERPHVLYGQLLDWVRWLVAWQPLILFLAQGINWGLGLE from the exons ATGCATTCACACGTAATCCCAAATAAG AGTGAAGATGAGATGACAGTAGAAGAGAAATGGAT GGTGCAACATGTAAAAATGCACGAACAACATAAAGGGCATGATGAAATGCATTTAGAAATGGtgcttattttatttttaactttgTTAGTAGCACAGATTATATTAGTTGAATGGAGGAAACTACACTATAAGTCATATCAG ttTGTTACTTTAATTGCTATGTGGATAATTCCATTTGGATTAAGTTTAAAAAGTCATTGGTGGAGATTTATATTTATCTGGTTAGTAACATCTTGTATAACAGGATTAATAGTAAGGAAGGCTGTTCAAAAACCTATAGCAGGTACAACACCAAG ATTGGTGTATAAatggtttctttttatttataaattaagttATACATTGGGCATAATAAGTTATGTTTTAATGTTAGCCACATTTTTTGGTTTACATCTTGTATTTGAGGTTAAGCCACAAATATGGCTAGATTGTGGTTTACTTTTGTTATTTTATGGTCTTTATTTTGGAGTATTAGGAAGAGATGTTGCAGAAATATGTGCAGATAAAATGGCTTCACATATCGGG TATTATGTACCAGGCCATATGCCAACAAGAACTTTAGAACCTGGTGTGTGTGCAGTATGTGGAAATAGACTTTTAGTGTCAGAAAATGAACCTGGTGTTATTGAAAACACATATAAACTTAGTTGTGAACACGTGTTTCACGAATTTTGTATCAGAGGATGGTGCATTGTAGGAAAAAAACAAACATGTCCATATTGTAAAGAAAAAGTTGATCTCAAGAAAATGTTTTACAATCC ATGGGAACGACCTCATGTTTTGTATGGTCAACTACTAGACTGGGTCAGGTGGTTAGTTGCGTGGCAACCATTAATTTTGTTTCTCGCTCAAGGTATCAATTGGGGCCTAGGCCTCGAGTAA
- the LOC117156902 gene encoding E3 ubiquitin ligase Rnf121 isoform X1, whose translation MHSHVIPNKSEDEMTVEEKWMVQHVKMHEQHKGHDEMHLEMVLILFLTLLVAQIILVEWRKLHYKSYQFVTLIAMWIIPFGLSLKSHWWRFIFIWLVTSCITGLIVRKAVQKPIAGTTPRLVYKWFLFIYKLSYTLGIISYVLMLATFFGLHLVFEVKPQIWLDCGLLLLFYGLYFGVLGRDVAEICADKMASHIGYYVPGHMPTRTLEPGVCAVCGNRLLVSENEPGVIENTYKLSCEHVFHEFCIRGWCIVGKKQTCPYCKEKVDLKKMFYNPWERPHVLYGQLLDWVRWLVAWQPLILFLAQGINWGLGLELPGDTDDGNVNTTKLGIDIR comes from the exons ATGCATTCACACGTAATCCCAAATAAG AGTGAAGATGAGATGACAGTAGAAGAGAAATGGAT GGTGCAACATGTAAAAATGCACGAACAACATAAAGGGCATGATGAAATGCATTTAGAAATGGtgcttattttatttttaactttgTTAGTAGCACAGATTATATTAGTTGAATGGAGGAAACTACACTATAAGTCATATCAG ttTGTTACTTTAATTGCTATGTGGATAATTCCATTTGGATTAAGTTTAAAAAGTCATTGGTGGAGATTTATATTTATCTGGTTAGTAACATCTTGTATAACAGGATTAATAGTAAGGAAGGCTGTTCAAAAACCTATAGCAGGTACAACACCAAG ATTGGTGTATAAatggtttctttttatttataaattaagttATACATTGGGCATAATAAGTTATGTTTTAATGTTAGCCACATTTTTTGGTTTACATCTTGTATTTGAGGTTAAGCCACAAATATGGCTAGATTGTGGTTTACTTTTGTTATTTTATGGTCTTTATTTTGGAGTATTAGGAAGAGATGTTGCAGAAATATGTGCAGATAAAATGGCTTCACATATCGGG TATTATGTACCAGGCCATATGCCAACAAGAACTTTAGAACCTGGTGTGTGTGCAGTATGTGGAAATAGACTTTTAGTGTCAGAAAATGAACCTGGTGTTATTGAAAACACATATAAACTTAGTTGTGAACACGTGTTTCACGAATTTTGTATCAGAGGATGGTGCATTGTAGGAAAAAAACAAACATGTCCATATTGTAAAGAAAAAGTTGATCTCAAGAAAATGTTTTACAATCC ATGGGAACGACCTCATGTTTTGTATGGTCAACTACTAGACTGGGTCAGGTGGTTAGTTGCGTGGCAACCATTAATTTTGTTTCTCGCTCAAGGTATCAATTGGGGCCTAGGCCTCGA ACTGCCGGGAGATACAGACGACGGAAATGTGAATACGACGAAACTAGGGATCGATATACGTTAA